In a single window of the Olivibacter sp. SDN3 genome:
- a CDS encoding AraC family transcriptional regulator, which translates to MKALYEAISPLESNSFNVFLQQKKEFDYPWHYHPEFEITYILSSRGVRYVGNNFDDFYENDLVMVGSNLPHCWKNTGKQPNHASAIVIQWRADFLGEDWFQAKEFEAIGKLIALSEKGIRFREEIALQLRPLMLEMIDLPPFKRLITLLEIMHRLAETASYTVLCEEGFKHILNYRENERVNTILQFVKNNYATKITLLEVAAQVCMTEEAFSRFFSKIMKKPFFSFLNEYRINVACKLLIDTDLQVAQICYTSGYESLPFFYRQFKKFKGCAPQVYRIQYRKIC; encoded by the coding sequence ATGAAAGCGTTATATGAGGCAATATCACCGTTGGAATCAAATTCCTTTAATGTGTTTTTACAGCAAAAAAAAGAGTTTGATTACCCTTGGCATTATCATCCTGAATTTGAAATAACCTATATTTTGTCGAGTAGAGGAGTAAGATATGTAGGAAATAATTTTGATGATTTCTATGAAAACGATCTGGTAATGGTGGGGTCTAATTTGCCACATTGCTGGAAGAATACAGGAAAACAACCTAACCATGCCAGTGCCATTGTTATTCAATGGAGGGCTGATTTCCTAGGAGAGGACTGGTTTCAGGCAAAAGAGTTTGAGGCTATTGGGAAGTTAATAGCGCTTTCGGAGAAAGGAATAAGGTTCAGAGAAGAGATCGCCCTTCAATTAAGACCATTAATGCTTGAAATGATCGATCTTCCCCCCTTTAAGCGCTTAATAACATTGCTGGAAATTATGCACCGATTAGCAGAAACAGCTTCTTATACTGTTTTATGTGAAGAAGGTTTTAAACATATACTCAACTATCGCGAAAATGAACGGGTAAATACCATCCTTCAATTTGTGAAAAATAACTATGCAACGAAGATTACGCTTTTGGAAGTAGCGGCTCAGGTATGCATGACAGAAGAGGCCTTTTCGCGCTTTTTTAGTAAGATCATGAAGAAACCTTTCTTTTCTTTTCTTAATGAATATAGAATAAATGTAGCCTGTAAGCTGTTGATAGATACCGACCTACAGGTTGCTCAAATTTGTTATACCTCCGGTTATGAAAGCCTTCCTTTTTTTTATAGGCAGTTTAAGAAATTTAAAGGGTGTGCACCGCAAGTTTATCGTATACAGTATCGCAAAATCTGCTAA